In a genomic window of Hyphomonas sp.:
- a CDS encoding flagellar biosynthetic protein FliR, whose amino-acid sequence MLDALPFGPQLSAWILLFMLVVTRLTFVVFLMPGIGDQTVPVRVRLALLLVASTLFAASGVVPPPGDLSLGTFVGLAGAEAMIGLGLGVMLRTSIWILSTAGAYIAQAIGLSQMLGIALETEAQTVVSNILAMAGAVLLLSADYHVSVFVRFAELYGDIPVGALARFDQAFVIDGIFDAVKFAVLIAWPFVAINLLYNISLGFINKALPSLMVAFVGAPFMIGAGFVLLALSVSTMLIVWMDRVSGSVGWW is encoded by the coding sequence ATGCTGGACGCGCTGCCTTTCGGGCCGCAGCTGTCTGCCTGGATCCTGCTGTTCATGCTGGTGGTCACGCGCCTGACCTTTGTGGTGTTCCTGATGCCCGGGATTGGCGACCAGACCGTGCCGGTCCGGGTGCGTCTTGCGCTTCTGCTTGTGGCCTCGACCCTGTTTGCCGCCTCTGGCGTCGTGCCGCCGCCGGGAGACTTGTCCCTCGGCACATTTGTCGGCCTTGCCGGCGCTGAGGCCATGATCGGGCTGGGGCTCGGCGTGATGCTGCGGACATCGATCTGGATACTGAGCACGGCGGGGGCCTATATCGCTCAGGCCATCGGTCTGTCCCAGATGCTGGGCATCGCGCTTGAAACCGAGGCCCAGACCGTCGTGTCGAACATTCTGGCCATGGCGGGAGCAGTATTGCTGCTGTCGGCCGACTATCATGTCAGCGTATTTGTCCGGTTTGCAGAACTCTATGGCGACATACCGGTCGGAGCTCTGGCCCGGTTTGACCAGGCCTTCGTGATCGATGGCATTTTCGATGCAGTGAAGTTCGCCGTCCTGATCGCCTGGCCGTTCGTGGCGATCAATTTGCTTTACAATATCTCGCTCGGCTTCATCAACAAGGCGCTGCCCTCTCTGATGGTGGCCTTTGTCGGCGCGCCCTTCATGATCGGCGCAGGTTTCGTCTTGCTGGCCCTGTCGGTATCCACCATGCTGATCGTCTGGATGGATCGGGTGTCCGGCTCGGTCGGATGGTGGTGA
- a CDS encoding flagellar biosynthesis protein FlhB codes for MAEDQSGGGEKEFEATEQRRREARREGNIPQSKEANTFALFAGVIISAIVFSALVAGAMFNEFSAMMYHADSYATDIFDQGGGAMRSSLVRTLVSLLPLFAILVVMVLATLVIQQGIAFSMKKIKPEFNKISPVENLKKKYGAKGLLDFAKDMAKMLFAGGLAAVFLYRFAQHYYASSAVELGQFFNFTFTQVLTLFLIFGAFQFALAAVDLPLQRQLHANKLKMTREEVKKEQKQSEGDPQLKQKRREKAASMSRNQMMQNVKTATVVMVNPEHYAVALKWDPEGGRAPVCVAKGVDHLAARIRETAQENDVPIYRDPPATRSIYRLVDIDEEIHPDHFAAVAAAISFVDRIRKQTRGS; via the coding sequence ATGGCAGAAGACCAGTCTGGTGGCGGCGAGAAGGAGTTCGAGGCAACCGAACAGCGGCGCCGTGAAGCGCGCCGCGAAGGCAACATCCCCCAGTCGAAGGAAGCCAACACATTTGCGCTGTTCGCGGGCGTGATCATTTCCGCCATCGTGTTCAGTGCCTTGGTGGCGGGGGCCATGTTCAACGAATTCTCGGCCATGATGTACCATGCCGACAGCTATGCCACAGACATATTCGACCAGGGTGGCGGCGCCATGCGGTCGTCGCTGGTGCGCACGCTTGTCAGCCTGTTGCCACTGTTCGCGATTCTGGTCGTGATGGTCCTGGCAACGCTGGTGATCCAGCAGGGGATCGCCTTCTCGATGAAGAAGATCAAGCCGGAGTTCAACAAGATATCCCCGGTCGAGAATCTGAAGAAGAAGTATGGCGCCAAGGGTCTGCTCGATTTTGCCAAGGACATGGCCAAGATGCTGTTTGCCGGCGGTCTGGCCGCGGTGTTCCTCTACCGGTTTGCGCAGCATTATTATGCCAGCAGCGCGGTGGAACTGGGTCAGTTCTTCAATTTCACCTTTACCCAAGTGCTGACACTGTTCCTGATCTTCGGCGCGTTCCAGTTCGCGCTGGCTGCGGTCGACCTGCCGTTGCAGCGCCAATTGCACGCCAACAAGCTGAAGATGACGCGGGAAGAAGTGAAGAAGGAGCAGAAGCAGAGCGAGGGCGACCCGCAGCTGAAGCAGAAGCGCCGAGAGAAGGCGGCCAGCATGAGCCGCAACCAGATGATGCAGAACGTCAAGACGGCAACTGTGGTCATGGTGAACCCGGAACATTATGCGGTGGCGCTGAAATGGGATCCTGAGGGGGGACGCGCGCCCGTCTGCGTGGCCAAGGGTGTCGATCATCTGGCCGCCCGTATTCGCGAGACGGCGCAGGAAAACGATGTGCCGATCTATCGCGATCCGCCCGCCACGCGATCCATCTATCGCCTGGTCGACATTGACGAGGAAATCCATCCAGACCATTTTGCGGCGGTCGCGGCCGCGATCAGCTTCGTTGACCGTATTCGCAAACAGACACGGGGCAGCTGA
- a CDS encoding GGDEF domain-containing protein, translated as MSDDTPTLFRCPPDQKAFAKVYEYGDQASRLIMRHGTPPLPNTYALMYAYVARSDEKVVVAVDEMLERGALCQYEIDEVYNLHLRPAEEDHKRETINREVEEHLSSLLDLVGSSVENSDQFENALQQIAHGLTESASSSHLSSALARLLSENRRMTDQSRRLQEGLRESKTQIERLQQELEMVRNESLRDPLTATYNRRAFDLRLDAELEAAQKNGTQLCLAIADLDHFKRVNDNFGHRVGDEVLKVFATVISNNIKGQDLAARYGGEEFAIILPATDLPAATRLIDRIRERLHERRLVLKNSKKPLGAISASFGIAQYAPGMSAADLIEQADQRLYLAKAQGRNRVKADDTASDAA; from the coding sequence ATGAGCGACGACACACCGACCCTGTTCCGGTGCCCGCCGGACCAGAAAGCCTTTGCCAAGGTCTATGAATATGGCGACCAGGCCAGCCGCCTGATCATGCGCCATGGCACACCGCCTCTGCCCAACACATATGCGCTGATGTACGCCTATGTCGCCCGGTCCGACGAAAAGGTCGTCGTGGCGGTCGACGAAATGCTCGAACGCGGCGCGCTCTGCCAGTACGAGATCGACGAAGTCTACAATCTCCACCTCCGGCCCGCCGAAGAGGATCACAAGCGCGAGACAATCAATCGCGAAGTGGAGGAACACTTGTCGAGCCTGCTCGACCTGGTCGGATCCAGCGTTGAGAACAGCGACCAGTTCGAGAATGCGCTGCAACAGATCGCCCACGGATTGACGGAATCCGCCTCCTCCAGCCACCTGTCCAGCGCGCTGGCCCGGCTGCTGTCTGAAAACCGCCGGATGACCGATCAGAGCCGCCGCCTGCAAGAGGGGCTGCGGGAATCGAAGACACAGATCGAGCGCCTGCAGCAGGAACTGGAAATGGTGCGCAATGAAAGCCTGCGCGATCCACTGACGGCCACCTATAATCGGCGCGCATTCGATCTGAGACTGGATGCCGAGCTTGAAGCGGCCCAGAAAAACGGCACCCAGCTCTGTCTGGCCATCGCGGACCTCGATCATTTCAAACGGGTCAATGACAATTTCGGACACCGTGTGGGCGACGAGGTCCTGAAAGTGTTCGCGACCGTCATCTCCAACAATATCAAGGGTCAGGACCTGGCCGCCCGCTATGGCGGCGAGGAATTCGCGATCATCCTGCCCGCAACGGATTTGCCGGCTGCGACCCGCCTGATCGACCGGATACGCGAGCGTTTGCATGAGCGGCGGCTGGTGCTGAAGAATTCCAAGAAGCCGCTGGGCGCCATCTCCGCCTCTTTCGGCATTGCGCAATATGCGCCCGGCATGTCGGCCGCCGACCTGATCGAGCAGGCGGATCAGCGGCTCTATCTCGCCAAGGCGCAGGGCCGCAATCGCGTGAAGGCGGATGATACCGCGTCAGACGCAGCCTGA
- a CDS encoding thermonuclease family protein: MVLACLGILSACSDAGPLDGLEAGERGRVVRVVDGDTLVLDTGQSVRLVGIEAPSGPYGDREAQPHFRESKRMLEDMALGRDVQLHYGGLTRDRYGRALAHARTVDALGPDYWLNAEMVIRGGARVRVYPDTAAANAPLLALEETARQQGTGLWRTPHYYVPSARGLPEPFGGFQLVQGKVSGMQGSDGFGAVCDLSLEESPLRLQVQTAAAPLCQQAPGRDVLARGYVRETAMEITHPLNLEILPSTDD, from the coding sequence ATGGTTCTGGCATGTCTCGGCATCCTGTCGGCCTGCAGCGACGCCGGCCCGCTTGACGGGCTCGAGGCCGGGGAACGCGGCCGGGTGGTGCGCGTGGTCGATGGGGATACGCTGGTGCTCGACACCGGCCAGAGTGTGCGTCTTGTGGGTATCGAGGCACCGTCCGGTCCATATGGAGATCGGGAAGCCCAGCCCCATTTCCGCGAATCGAAGCGCATGCTCGAAGACATGGCCCTGGGGCGGGATGTCCAGCTGCACTATGGCGGCCTCACGCGAGACCGGTATGGCCGGGCGCTCGCGCATGCGCGTACGGTTGATGCGCTGGGGCCGGATTATTGGCTGAATGCGGAAATGGTCATCCGCGGCGGCGCGCGCGTGCGGGTCTACCCGGACACGGCGGCGGCGAACGCGCCCCTGCTGGCATTGGAGGAGACGGCCCGCCAGCAGGGAACAGGCCTCTGGCGTACACCGCATTATTATGTGCCGTCTGCACGGGGGCTGCCCGAACCGTTCGGCGGCTTCCAGCTTGTGCAGGGCAAGGTGTCCGGAATGCAGGGGTCTGATGGTTTCGGGGCGGTTTGCGACCTGTCTCTGGAAGAGTCCCCGTTGCGGCTTCAGGTCCAGACGGCGGCCGCGCCGCTATGCCAGCAGGCACCGGGGCGAGATGTTCTGGCCCGGGGATATGTGCGTGAGACCGCGATGGAAATCACCCATCCGCTGAATCTGGAAATCCTGCCGTCGACAGATGATTAG
- a CDS encoding RNA polymerase factor sigma-32, translating into MANAYSSSGPADRSYVKKAMKAPMLEAEHELELARRWREEEDESALHELTRAYLRLVIAMASKFRHYGLPMPDLVSEGNVGLMMAAARFEPDRKVRFSTYASWWIRSSIQDFVLRNWSIVRTGTTSSQKSLFFNLRRLRARIDDTGDGVMTLENRKWIAEHLGVPERDVETMASRLSASDRSLNAPMAVDGDGEWQDLLPDETAMPEQQVMEERDSSRRKEWIANALKALNPRETHIIMQRRLCEDSVTLETLGHELGISKERVRQIEHQALGKLRRALERIVGDPDEAGLLPGT; encoded by the coding sequence ATGGCAAATGCCTACAGCTCCAGCGGACCGGCTGACCGGTCCTATGTCAAGAAAGCCATGAAGGCCCCGATGCTCGAGGCCGAACACGAGCTGGAACTTGCCCGGCGCTGGCGAGAGGAAGAAGACGAATCCGCCCTGCACGAACTGACCCGCGCCTATCTTCGGCTGGTCATCGCGATGGCATCCAAATTCCGCCATTACGGCCTGCCCATGCCGGATCTGGTGTCGGAGGGAAATGTTGGGCTGATGATGGCCGCTGCCCGGTTCGAGCCTGACCGCAAGGTGAGGTTCTCCACCTATGCCAGCTGGTGGATCCGCTCCTCGATTCAGGATTTCGTGCTGCGCAACTGGTCGATCGTTCGCACAGGCACCACATCGTCCCAGAAATCCCTGTTCTTCAATCTGCGCCGCCTGCGCGCCCGGATCGATGATACGGGCGACGGGGTCATGACCCTGGAAAACCGCAAATGGATTGCCGAACATCTTGGCGTGCCGGAGCGCGACGTTGAAACAATGGCCTCGCGCCTGTCCGCATCCGACCGGTCGCTCAATGCGCCCATGGCCGTTGATGGCGATGGCGAATGGCAGGACCTGCTGCCGGACGAAACGGCGATGCCCGAACAGCAGGTGATGGAGGAACGGGATTCATCGCGCCGCAAGGAATGGATTGCCAATGCCCTGAAAGCGTTGAACCCGCGGGAAACCCATATCATCATGCAGCGGCGCCTGTGCGAGGATTCCGTGACGCTGGAAACCCTGGGACACGAACTCGGCATTTCGAAGGAACGCGTCCGCCAGATCGAGCACCAGGCGCTGGGCAAGCTGCGCCGGGCCCTGGAGCGGATCGTCGGTGACCCGGACGAGGCTGGCCTCCTGCCCGGCACCTAA
- a CDS encoding MmcB family DNA repair protein produces MALLTDPGLPESRAAEIVRGTRRLLGGLGFFGVTELSLANHRRADIAALGPSGEIWMIEVKSSIADFRADSKWPEYMPFCDQLYFAVANDFPQELIPDETGLIVADAFGGAILRDAPEDRLPAARRKAVTLRMARLAAQRLTQTADSGWTAASGLLT; encoded by the coding sequence ATGGCACTTCTGACAGATCCCGGCCTGCCGGAGTCCCGGGCTGCGGAAATTGTGCGTGGCACACGGCGCTTGCTGGGCGGGCTGGGATTCTTTGGCGTCACCGAACTCAGCCTGGCGAACCATCGGCGGGCCGATATCGCGGCGCTCGGGCCGTCCGGGGAGATATGGATGATTGAAGTGAAATCATCGATTGCCGACTTCCGCGCCGATTCCAAATGGCCGGAATACATGCCGTTCTGCGATCAGCTTTACTTTGCCGTGGCAAATGATTTTCCGCAGGAACTCATTCCGGACGAGACGGGTCTGATCGTGGCAGATGCGTTTGGCGGGGCGATCCTGAGGGACGCGCCCGAAGACCGGTTGCCGGCGGCGCGGCGCAAGGCTGTTACCCTGCGCATGGCGCGGCTTGCCGCCCAGCGCCTGACGCAGACGGCAGATTCCGGCTGGACGGCGGCATCCGGCTTGCTTACCTGA
- the tkt gene encoding transketolase, translating into MAVTNRDMANAIRALSMDAVEAAKSGHVGLPLGMADAATVLFRKFLKFDASQPDWPDRDRFVLSAGHGSMLIYSLLHLTGYKSVSRDDIRNFRQLGSNTPGHPENFVTKGVETTTGPLGQGIATAVGMAMAERHLNARFGDDLVDHKTYVIAGDGCLMEGVSQEAITLAGHMKLNRLIVLWDDNSVTIDGNIDVADSTDQCARFEASGWITRKVDGHDEKDIEAALKWAQKQKQPVFLAVKTIIGYGAPKIAGTGKAHGGPYGAEEIAGIRENIGWPHEPFDVPADIEKAWKKVGERGVDARKAWKGRLTASPHKGEFNAAMAGRLPKNLSRAVNKHKKAVVEGGEKKATRQWSGAALEVFTHLVPEMVGGSADLTGSNNTKTAETSPMTPSDWAGRYVHYGVREHGMAAAMNGMALHGGIIPYSGTFLVFADYSRAAIRLGALMGARVIHVMTHDSIGLGEDGPTHQPVEQVASLRAMPNMRVFRPADGVETAECWEVAVSNAEGPSTLALTRQGLTPARKEHTDENLSSMGAYVLSPSGVKSREAAVLIATGSEVEIALQAQAELAKEKIHVRVVSMPCMELFAQQDEKYQRDTLGGDLPKVAVEAGVRFGWDRWIGPKGGFVGMDGFGASAPYQKLYEHFGITSEKIVETVKGLI; encoded by the coding sequence ATGGCTGTCACGAACCGCGACATGGCCAATGCCATCCGCGCCCTTTCCATGGATGCCGTCGAGGCGGCCAAGTCCGGACATGTCGGCCTGCCGCTGGGCATGGCCGATGCTGCCACGGTCCTGTTCCGGAAATTCCTGAAGTTCGACGCCTCGCAGCCCGATTGGCCGGATCGCGACCGGTTCGTCCTGTCGGCCGGTCACGGCTCGATGCTGATCTATTCCCTGCTGCACCTGACGGGCTACAAATCCGTCAGCCGCGACGACATTCGCAATTTCCGCCAGCTGGGCTCCAACACGCCCGGACACCCGGAAAACTTCGTGACCAAGGGCGTCGAGACCACAACCGGTCCGCTGGGCCAGGGCATTGCGACGGCTGTCGGCATGGCGATGGCCGAACGGCACCTGAATGCCCGCTTCGGTGACGATCTCGTGGACCACAAGACCTATGTGATCGCGGGAGATGGCTGCCTCATGGAAGGCGTCAGCCAGGAAGCCATCACGCTTGCCGGCCATATGAAGCTGAACCGCCTGATCGTGCTGTGGGACGACAATTCCGTCACCATCGACGGCAATATCGATGTGGCAGACTCCACCGATCAGTGTGCCCGTTTCGAAGCCTCGGGATGGATCACCCGCAAGGTCGATGGCCATGACGAGAAGGACATCGAAGCGGCCCTGAAATGGGCGCAGAAGCAGAAGCAGCCTGTCTTCCTCGCCGTGAAGACGATCATCGGGTACGGCGCACCGAAGATTGCCGGCACCGGCAAGGCCCATGGTGGCCCCTATGGCGCCGAGGAGATTGCCGGAATTCGCGAGAACATTGGCTGGCCTCATGAGCCGTTCGATGTCCCGGCCGATATCGAAAAGGCCTGGAAGAAAGTCGGCGAGCGCGGCGTCGACGCCCGCAAGGCCTGGAAGGGACGCCTGACGGCCTCGCCGCACAAGGGCGAGTTCAATGCCGCCATGGCCGGACGCCTGCCGAAAAACCTGTCCAGGGCCGTGAACAAGCACAAGAAGGCCGTCGTCGAGGGCGGTGAGAAGAAGGCCACCCGCCAGTGGAGCGGTGCCGCGCTGGAAGTGTTCACCCATCTCGTACCGGAAATGGTTGGTGGGTCGGCCGATCTGACCGGATCCAACAATACGAAGACCGCCGAAACCTCACCGATGACACCGTCGGACTGGGCTGGCCGGTATGTACATTATGGCGTGCGCGAGCATGGCATGGCCGCCGCGATGAACGGCATGGCGCTGCATGGCGGCATCATCCCCTATTCCGGCACCTTCCTTGTCTTCGCAGACTATAGCCGCGCTGCGATCCGCCTTGGCGCCCTGATGGGCGCGCGCGTGATTCATGTGATGACGCACGATTCCATCGGGCTCGGCGAAGACGGCCCGACCCACCAGCCGGTCGAACAGGTCGCCAGCCTGCGTGCCATGCCGAACATGCGTGTGTTCCGCCCGGCTGATGGCGTCGAGACGGCGGAATGCTGGGAAGTTGCCGTCAGCAACGCGGAAGGCCCCTCCACCCTGGCCCTGACCCGTCAGGGACTGACCCCGGCCCGCAAGGAGCACACGGACGAAAATCTCAGCTCAATGGGCGCCTATGTCCTGTCGCCGTCCGGCGTGAAATCCCGCGAAGCAGCGGTCCTGATCGCCACGGGGTCGGAAGTCGAAATTGCGCTGCAGGCGCAGGCCGAACTGGCCAAGGAGAAGATCCACGTCCGGGTCGTGTCCATGCCGTGCATGGAACTGTTTGCCCAGCAGGACGAGAAATACCAGCGTGACACGCTGGGTGGAGACCTGCCGAAAGTTGCTGTCGAAGCCGGTGTGCGCTTTGGCTGGGATCGCTGGATCGGCCCGAAGGGCGGATTTGTCGGCATGGACGGATTTGGCGCCAGCGCCCCCTACCAGAAACTGTACGAGCATTTCGGCATCACGTCCGAGAAGATCGTGGAAACCGTGAAGGGGCTGATCTAG
- a CDS encoding DUF4164 family protein, giving the protein MSEIDPAIRQLDEALTRLEGALDSLLARTGNPDVVEAELKALMQDRVGLAEALDASLAREKELQLLADEASAALGSAIEEVRAAIGREGAQDG; this is encoded by the coding sequence ATGAGTGAAATCGACCCTGCCATCCGCCAGCTTGATGAGGCCCTGACACGTCTGGAAGGCGCGCTCGACAGCCTGTTGGCGCGGACCGGCAATCCGGACGTGGTGGAAGCGGAGTTGAAGGCCCTGATGCAGGATCGCGTGGGTCTTGCCGAAGCGCTCGATGCATCGCTGGCCCGGGAGAAGGAATTGCAGCTTCTGGCGGACGAGGCGAGTGCCGCGCTTGGCTCTGCGATCGAGGAAGTGCGCGCTGCGATTGGCCGCGAAGGGGCGCAGGATGGCTAA
- a CDS encoding cell division protein ZapA gives MAKADIQLRGRAYSIACAPGQEGRIETLSRQLDARVKQIEGAVGDIGEERLLLITALALLDELDTARRSAPGSSASEAKAAEALVKAASRITALAERMESGV, from the coding sequence ATGGCTAAGGCAGATATCCAGTTGCGCGGACGCGCCTATTCGATCGCCTGTGCCCCGGGGCAGGAGGGGCGCATCGAGACCCTGTCGCGCCAGCTGGATGCGCGGGTGAAACAGATTGAAGGCGCGGTGGGCGATATTGGAGAGGAGCGCCTGTTGCTGATCACCGCCCTGGCCTTGCTGGACGAGCTGGATACGGCTCGCCGCTCGGCGCCCGGAAGTTCTGCCAGCGAGGCAAAGGCTGCCGAAGCGCTGGTCAAGGCAGCCAGCCGCATCACCGCGCTGGCCGAGCGGATGGAAAGCGGGGTCTGA
- a CDS encoding twin transmembrane helix small protein, protein MQSFLMIGFYIALAALLIVLGLGIANIARTDDQQASRSNKLMRLRVMIQAVVILLLVALGVTVGAIKIGF, encoded by the coding sequence ATGCAAAGCTTCCTGATGATAGGCTTCTATATCGCGCTTGCGGCCCTGTTGATCGTGCTTGGCCTCGGCATCGCGAACATCGCCCGCACGGATGACCAGCAGGCGAGCCGGTCAAACAAATTGATGCGTCTGCGCGTCATGATCCAGGCCGTGGTGATCCTGCTCCTCGTCGCCCTGGGCGTGACGGTCGGCGCCATCAAGATCGGTTTCTGA
- a CDS encoding cob(I)yrinic acid a,c-diamide adenosyltransferase yields the protein MVKLDKIYTRSGDKGKTRLSTGEPVDKWDPRVVAYGTVDETNAALGVAALDAEGDMLAAIRRIQNDLFDLGADLATPDRGKPLEWTPLRIIDSQVKRLETEIDAMNTALAPLDSFILPGGSALAARLHVARTLCRRAEREVAELSAIEGEIVSAEALAYINRLSDWIFVAGRVANNNGVDDVKWVPGANR from the coding sequence ATGGTCAAACTCGACAAGATCTACACGCGCTCCGGTGACAAGGGAAAGACCCGGCTGTCGACAGGCGAGCCGGTGGACAAATGGGATCCGCGGGTCGTCGCCTATGGCACGGTCGACGAGACCAATGCCGCCCTCGGCGTCGCGGCGCTGGATGCGGAGGGGGACATGCTGGCGGCCATACGGCGCATCCAGAATGACCTGTTTGACCTTGGCGCAGACCTGGCAACACCTGATCGCGGAAAGCCACTGGAATGGACGCCCCTGCGCATCATCGACAGCCAGGTGAAACGGCTTGAAACGGAAATAGACGCAATGAACACGGCGCTGGCGCCCCTGGACAGCTTCATCCTGCCCGGTGGCAGCGCGTTGGCGGCCCGTCTTCATGTGGCGCGTACCCTGTGCCGTCGGGCCGAACGCGAAGTTGCCGAACTGTCTGCCATCGAGGGCGAAATCGTCAGCGCAGAAGCGCTCGCCTATATCAACCGCCTGTCCGACTGGATCTTCGTGGCCGGCCGCGTGGCCAACAATAATGGGGTGGATGACGTCAAATGGGTGCCGGGGGCCAACCGCTAG
- a CDS encoding MBL fold metallo-hydrolase translates to MAERWTYARGLKDLGHGVYAWLQPDGGWGWSNAGLIVDGDQSLLVDTLFDMRLTRDMLSAMEDASGVGADHIGVIVNTHANGDHCHGNGCCPQAEIIASEASAREMVEVPPAMLAQFKRMGGQLGPAGSYFADIFAPFDFEGVEERAPTRTFSGVLDLKVGDKALQLIEVGPAHTEGDVLVHVPSDRTVFTGDILFIDATPLMWAGPVANWIRACDRICSMDVDKIVPGHGPITDKAGVRRVADYLRYVDTEARKRFDAGLDVRDAALDIALGDFSSWGDAERIAVNVDTLYREYRGDSVVTPVIELFGLMAEIRDAQRA, encoded by the coding sequence ATGGCGGAACGCTGGACCTATGCACGTGGATTGAAGGATCTGGGCCATGGCGTGTACGCCTGGTTGCAACCGGATGGCGGCTGGGGCTGGTCGAATGCAGGCCTGATCGTCGATGGTGACCAGTCGCTACTGGTCGACACCCTGTTCGACATGAGACTGACCCGGGACATGCTTAGCGCGATGGAGGATGCATCCGGAGTTGGTGCAGATCATATCGGCGTCATTGTGAACACCCATGCCAATGGAGATCACTGTCACGGAAATGGATGTTGTCCGCAGGCAGAGATCATTGCGTCCGAGGCCAGCGCCCGGGAGATGGTCGAAGTGCCGCCTGCAATGCTCGCCCAGTTCAAGAGAATGGGTGGTCAGCTGGGGCCTGCGGGCAGCTATTTTGCGGATATTTTCGCACCGTTCGATTTCGAGGGTGTGGAAGAACGTGCCCCGACCCGGACGTTCAGCGGTGTGTTGGACCTGAAGGTGGGCGACAAGGCACTCCAACTGATCGAGGTTGGCCCCGCCCATACCGAGGGCGACGTCCTGGTCCATGTACCCTCCGACAGGACGGTCTTCACGGGGGACATCCTGTTCATAGACGCCACGCCCCTGATGTGGGCCGGACCGGTTGCCAACTGGATCAGGGCCTGCGACCGGATTTGCAGCATGGATGTGGACAAGATCGTGCCCGGGCACGGTCCGATTACGGACAAGGCGGGTGTGCGCCGGGTTGCGGACTATCTGAGATATGTCGACACAGAAGCCCGCAAGCGGTTTGACGCGGGTCTGGATGTACGGGACGCTGCGCTGGATATTGCGCTTGGCGACTTTTCCAGCTGGGGCGATGCGGAACGGATCGCGGTCAATGTCGACACGCTCTACCGGGAATATCGCGGGGATAGCGTCGTGACCCCGGTAATTGAACTGTTCGGTCTGATGGCGGAAATTCGGGATGCGCAGCGGGCCTAG